The following are encoded together in the Dickeya lacustris genome:
- a CDS encoding 4'-phosphopantetheinyl transferase family protein has protein sequence MFSLFIREIEWLTFAMPGSGRAYPGYCARCHFDLSAYREALFAPAEIVMPVEVQRSVPKRQAEYLAGRYLAKRVLSRLNISGYVLASGVDRAPVWPTGIAGSISHNVDHVLCAVHRCDEQICGVGLDIESWMSDARADSLWPGIADDMEYDWLHRHAPVKFAQMLTLSFSAKESLFKALYPQVKCYFDFLDARMTALDTAQQTFTLQLLTSLSPEFPAGRCFSGRYLWRERDITTFLFL, from the coding sequence ATGTTCTCTTTATTTATTCGCGAGATTGAATGGTTAACCTTTGCTATGCCCGGCAGTGGGCGGGCTTACCCGGGGTACTGCGCCCGCTGTCATTTTGATTTGTCGGCGTATCGCGAGGCGCTGTTTGCACCAGCGGAGATTGTGATGCCCGTGGAAGTGCAGCGCTCGGTTCCCAAACGGCAGGCGGAGTACCTCGCCGGGCGCTATTTGGCAAAGCGTGTCCTGTCGCGCCTGAATATTTCCGGGTATGTATTGGCCAGTGGCGTTGATCGCGCGCCGGTATGGCCTACTGGCATCGCTGGCTCCATCAGCCACAATGTCGATCATGTCTTGTGTGCGGTTCACCGCTGCGATGAGCAGATATGCGGCGTCGGGCTGGATATTGAATCCTGGATGAGCGATGCGCGTGCCGATAGCCTGTGGCCCGGTATTGCCGATGACATGGAGTATGACTGGCTGCACCGCCATGCCCCGGTGAAGTTTGCCCAGATGCTGACGCTGAGTTTTTCCGCCAAAGAGAGCCTGTTTAAGGCGCTCTACCCACAGGTGAAGTGTTATTTTGATTTTCTTGACGCCCGAATGACGGCGCTGGATACCGCGCAGCAAACCTTTACCCTGCAACTTCTGACGTCTCTTTCGCCTGAGTTTCCCGCCGGGCGCTGCTTTAGCGGGCGTTATCTCTGGCGTGAGCGCGATATCACCACGTTTTTGTTTCTCTGA
- a CDS encoding TatD family hydrolase, whose product MHDSSSSAQAAHTVVTQTGVVDTHCHFDFPLFADDAEASLARAAQAGVYRLIVPAVAEAHFERVMELSARWPALYAALGLHPLYIAQHQDAHLASLAQRLAQADPRVVAVGEIGLDLYMPQPQFERQKAFLRAQLTLAARHDLPVMLHSRRSHDQLAQLLRRHPVPRTGVIHGFAGSYDQAMAFIRLGYYIGVGGTITYPRANKTRQAISRLPLDRLLLETDAPDMPVYGFQGQPNRPERITSVFDALCELRAEWPEVIAGTLLANTLRVFDRISSPV is encoded by the coding sequence TTGCACGACTCATCTTCCAGCGCACAGGCTGCGCATACCGTTGTTACGCAAACCGGCGTGGTTGATACCCATTGCCATTTTGATTTCCCCCTGTTTGCCGATGATGCCGAGGCAAGTCTTGCCAGAGCGGCGCAAGCAGGCGTGTATCGCCTGATTGTGCCTGCGGTTGCGGAAGCGCATTTCGAGCGGGTAATGGAACTGAGTGCGCGCTGGCCTGCGTTATATGCCGCGCTCGGTTTGCACCCGCTGTACATTGCACAACATCAGGACGCTCATTTGGCGAGCCTTGCTCAACGGCTGGCGCAAGCAGATCCTCGCGTGGTGGCTGTGGGGGAGATTGGCCTGGATCTGTACATGCCGCAGCCGCAATTTGAGCGGCAAAAGGCGTTTCTTCGCGCACAATTGACGCTGGCGGCACGCCACGATCTGCCGGTGATGTTGCACTCGCGCCGCAGCCATGACCAACTGGCGCAACTGCTGCGCCGTCACCCGGTTCCTCGCACTGGCGTTATCCACGGTTTTGCCGGTAGCTATGACCAGGCAATGGCCTTTATTCGGCTGGGGTATTACATCGGCGTTGGCGGTACCATTACCTATCCGCGCGCCAACAAAACCCGTCAGGCGATATCCCGCCTGCCTCTTGACCGATTGTTACTGGAAACCGATGCGCCCGATATGCCGGTGTATGGTTTTCAGGGGCAACCCAACCGCCCGGAACGTATTACGTCCGTATTCGATGCGCTTTGTGAGCTGCGCGCAGAGTGGCCGGAGGTGATTGCCGGAACGTTGCTGGCTAACACGCTGCGCGTGTTTGACCGAATTTCGTCGCCGGTATGA
- a CDS encoding stress-response protein, translated as MNLDIVIGRWKQWKGTLWELWAECVDSESAWLCGNHGFLAGVMQEYYGKAQDKVSLEDDRRH; from the coding sequence ATGAATCTGGATATCGTTATTGGACGGTGGAAGCAGTGGAAGGGCACGCTGTGGGAATTATGGGCCGAATGCGTCGATAGCGAGTCGGCCTGGCTTTGCGGCAATCACGGCTTTTTAGCCGGTGTGATGCAGGAATATTACGGAAAGGCGCAAGACAAGGTATCCTTAGAGGATGACAGGCGGCATTGA
- the osmY gene encoding molecular chaperone OsmY, with amino-acid sequence MNQTRRSSWPGVVLVVLTALQLVSSAQAEQTTAAQLAAQGIDQKIDRSITLVAEFVDDNTLTAQVKGALLQDETIDGNDISVVTEGGVVLLRGVVSHPQMVVRAAKIATQIPGVKSVNNQLQFKSDDSAQVRAQSIGEYTDDALITSAVKAKLLADSRVPSRHVKVETHDGIVLLTGQVVSQQQADRAEAIARAVSGVKRVKNILTVKP; translated from the coding sequence ATGAATCAAACCAGAAGATCCTCCTGGCCTGGCGTAGTGTTAGTGGTGTTGACGGCACTTCAGCTTGTTTCATCCGCACAGGCTGAACAGACCACAGCCGCGCAACTGGCTGCGCAAGGCATAGACCAAAAAATAGACCGCTCTATCACCCTGGTGGCTGAATTTGTCGATGACAACACATTAACGGCGCAGGTGAAGGGCGCGTTGCTGCAAGATGAAACCATTGACGGTAACGATATTTCTGTTGTGACCGAGGGCGGCGTTGTATTACTCCGGGGCGTGGTCAGCCATCCACAGATGGTTGTGCGCGCGGCAAAAATAGCGACTCAAATACCCGGCGTGAAATCTGTCAATAATCAGTTGCAGTTCAAAAGCGACGATAGCGCGCAAGTACGCGCCCAGTCGATCGGTGAGTACACGGATGATGCGCTTATCACCAGCGCTGTTAAAGCCAAATTGCTGGCTGACAGCCGTGTGCCTTCACGCCATGTGAAGGTTGAAACTCATGATGGCATCGTGTTGTTAACCGGCCAGGTCGTAAGCCAGCAGCAGGCAGACAGGGCCGAGGCGATTGCCCGGGCCGTCAGCGGTGTGAAACGCGTCAAAAATATTTTGACGGTAAAACCCTAA
- the prfC gene encoding peptide chain release factor 3, whose translation MSPSEYAREVAKRRTFAIISHPDAGKTTITEKVLLFGQAIQIAGTVKGRGSNQHAKSDWMEMEKQRGISITTSVMQFPYRECLVNLLDTPGHEDFSEDTYRTLTAVDCCLMVIDAAKGVEDRTRKLMEVTRLRDTPILTFMNKLDRDIRDPMEVLDEVERELSIACAPITWPIGCGKLFKGVYHLYKDETYLYQSGMGHTIQDVRIVKGLDNPELDSAVGEDLAAQLRDELELVKGASHEFEQEAFLHGELTPVFFGTALGNFGVDHMLDGLVAWAPAPMPRKTDARVVKADEEKFSGFVFKIQANMDPKHRDRVAFMRVVSGRYEKGMKLRQVRTGKDVVISDALTFMAGDRSHVEEAYPGDIIGLHNHGTIQIGDTFTQGEEMKFTGIPNFAPELFRRIRLRDPLKQKQLLKGLVQLSEEGAVQVFRPLINNDLIVGAVGVLQFDVVVARLKTEYNVEAVYESVNVSTARWVECDDAKKFEEFKRKNELHLALDGGDNLAYVAPTMVNLNLTQERYPDVKFHKTREH comes from the coding sequence ATGTCTCCAAGTGAATACGCTCGCGAAGTCGCAAAACGCCGGACATTCGCCATTATTTCTCACCCCGACGCCGGTAAAACTACCATCACGGAAAAAGTGCTGCTGTTCGGACAGGCCATCCAGATCGCCGGAACGGTCAAAGGGCGCGGCTCTAATCAGCACGCCAAATCTGACTGGATGGAGATGGAAAAACAGCGCGGTATCTCGATTACCACCTCGGTGATGCAGTTCCCTTACCGTGAATGTCTGGTCAACCTGCTCGATACCCCAGGGCACGAAGACTTCTCGGAAGATACCTACCGTACATTGACCGCCGTAGACTGCTGTTTGATGGTGATCGATGCAGCTAAAGGGGTAGAAGATCGTACCCGTAAGCTGATGGAAGTGACCCGGCTGCGCGATACGCCGATCCTGACGTTTATGAACAAGCTCGACCGCGATATTCGTGACCCGATGGAAGTGCTGGATGAAGTAGAGCGTGAGCTGAGTATCGCCTGTGCGCCCATTACCTGGCCGATTGGCTGCGGCAAGCTGTTCAAAGGCGTGTACCACCTCTACAAAGATGAAACCTATCTGTATCAGAGCGGGATGGGCCACACGATTCAGGACGTGCGCATCGTCAAAGGGTTGGATAACCCGGAACTGGACAGCGCCGTGGGGGAAGACCTGGCGGCACAACTGCGTGATGAGCTGGAGCTGGTCAAAGGCGCGTCGCACGAGTTCGAGCAAGAGGCGTTCCTGCATGGCGAACTGACACCGGTGTTCTTCGGTACGGCGCTGGGTAACTTCGGCGTTGACCATATGCTGGATGGGCTGGTGGCCTGGGCACCGGCGCCGATGCCACGTAAAACCGATGCGCGCGTAGTGAAGGCTGACGAAGAGAAATTCAGCGGTTTTGTGTTCAAGATTCAGGCCAACATGGACCCGAAACACCGTGACCGCGTGGCGTTCATGCGTGTGGTATCTGGCCGCTATGAAAAAGGCATGAAGCTGCGTCAGGTGCGTACCGGCAAAGATGTGGTGATTTCGGATGCGTTGACCTTTATGGCGGGCGATCGCTCCCATGTGGAAGAGGCCTATCCGGGCGATATTATCGGTTTGCATAACCACGGTACTATCCAGATAGGTGATACTTTCACGCAGGGTGAAGAGATGAAATTCACCGGTATTCCTAACTTTGCGCCGGAACTGTTCCGCCGCATTCGCCTGCGTGACCCGCTCAAGCAAAAACAGCTACTGAAAGGGCTGGTGCAGCTTTCTGAAGAGGGTGCGGTGCAGGTGTTCCGTCCGCTGATTAACAACGACCTGATCGTCGGTGCGGTCGGGGTGTTGCAGTTTGACGTGGTCGTCGCGCGCCTGAAAACCGAATACAACGTGGAAGCGGTGTATGAATCGGTGAACGTTTCCACGGCGCGTTGGGTAGAATGCGATGATGCGAAGAAATTTGAAGAGTTCAAACGCAAAAATGAACTGCATTTGGCATTGGATGGCGGTGACAATCTGGCTTATGTTGCCCCGACGATGGTGAATCTCAACCTTACTCAGGAACGTTATCCTGACGTGAAGTTCCACAAAACTCGCGAGCATTAA
- the tam gene encoding trans-aconitate 2-methyltransferase, protein MPDWNPELYLRFANERTRPAIELLSRISHPAATTITDLGCGPGNSTALLHQAWPQARITGVDNSDAMLQQARQRLPGCTFQLADIANWLPDTPQDIIYANASLQWLPNHSQLLPNLVAQLAPGGVLAVQMPDTLNQPTHQLMRHIAAEGPWRERFGEIDQIRQSLLSTAEYYDLLVSHGCELDIWHTTYHHVMAGAPAIIEWLKGTGLRPFLAQLNAQEQQDFLQRYQARLQAAYPAQADGNTLLTYPRLFLVATRRK, encoded by the coding sequence ATGCCTGATTGGAACCCCGAACTCTACCTGCGCTTTGCCAACGAACGCACCCGCCCGGCCATTGAACTGTTATCCCGAATTTCCCATCCGGCCGCCACGACTATCACTGATTTGGGGTGTGGCCCCGGCAACAGCACCGCGTTGCTACATCAGGCGTGGCCGCAGGCGCGAATCACCGGGGTTGATAACTCGGACGCAATGTTGCAACAGGCTCGCCAGCGTTTGCCGGGCTGCACATTTCAGTTGGCCGACATCGCCAACTGGCTCCCGGATACGCCGCAGGACATTATCTATGCCAACGCCTCGTTGCAATGGTTGCCGAACCATAGCCAACTGCTGCCTAACCTGGTGGCGCAACTGGCACCGGGCGGGGTACTGGCGGTACAAATGCCGGATACGCTGAACCAGCCCACCCATCAACTGATGCGTCACATTGCCGCCGAAGGGCCGTGGCGCGAGCGGTTTGGCGAGATAGACCAGATTCGGCAATCACTGCTCAGTACCGCCGAATATTACGACCTGCTGGTCAGCCATGGTTGCGAGCTGGATATCTGGCACACCACCTATCATCACGTGATGGCGGGCGCACCGGCCATCATCGAATGGTTGAAAGGCACAGGCTTGCGGCCATTTCTGGCGCAGTTGAACGCGCAGGAACAGCAGGATTTTCTGCAACGGTATCAGGCGAGATTGCAGGCGGCTTACCCGGCGCAGGCTGATGGCAACACCCTGCTAACCTACCCGCGCCTGTTTCTGGTGGCAACGCGGCGCAAGTGA
- a CDS encoding YtjB family periplasmic protein yields MVRARIKFRLHRTAIVLICLALLVVLLQGASYFSLSHQMARSEQVDELARTLARQVAFSLTPLIEGNGDNSARIEEMLRQLTDHSRILDAALYQPDGTLLARAGEQVTVRDRLALDGSRAGSYFNHQVVETINSKDGPIGFLRLTLDTHVLATEARQVDNTTNILRLMIMMALAIGIILARTLLQHRRSRWQQSPYLLTANTPVQDDEPAHDAPATVPDDKKTPPP; encoded by the coding sequence ATGGTTCGGGCCCGAATAAAATTTCGCTTACATCGTACGGCTATTGTGCTTATTTGCCTGGCGTTGCTGGTGGTGTTATTGCAGGGCGCATCTTACTTTAGCCTTAGCCACCAGATGGCGCGATCGGAGCAGGTTGATGAGCTTGCACGCACGCTGGCGCGTCAGGTGGCATTCAGCCTGACCCCGTTAATCGAGGGCAACGGCGATAACAGCGCCAGAATTGAAGAGATGTTGCGCCAGCTTACTGACCATAGCCGTATTCTTGATGCCGCGCTCTATCAGCCAGATGGCACACTGTTGGCGCGCGCAGGCGAGCAGGTCACGGTGCGCGATCGGCTGGCGCTTGATGGTAGCCGGGCGGGCAGCTATTTCAACCATCAGGTGGTTGAAACCATTAACAGTAAAGACGGGCCAATCGGTTTTCTGCGCCTGACGCTGGATACCCATGTGCTGGCGACCGAAGCGCGTCAGGTGGACAACACCACCAATATCCTGCGCCTGATGATCATGATGGCGCTGGCGATAGGCATTATTCTGGCCCGCACGCTGCTACAGCATCGGCGCTCCCGCTGGCAGCAGTCACCGTATTTGTTGACGGCGAATACGCCGGTTCAGGATGATGAGCCCGCACATGACGCCCCCGCTACCGTGCCGGATGACAAGAAAACACCGCCGCCCTGA
- the serB gene encoding phosphoserine phosphatase, with protein sequence MSNRLTYSDLPDEINCWPNLPLSLSDDEVMPLDYRAGNTGWLMYGDVLDKYLLSRVQRRLDDPLVVVSAWSVEEYQVVRLAGTLTPRITKVAHDLGLDVAPMDNTPSLRAPGLLVMDMDSTAIQIECIDEIAKLAGTGEQVAEVTERAMRGELDFSASLRQRVGTLRGADANILRQVRDTLPLMPGLKTMVRQLQEAGWQLAIASGGFTYFADYLREELGLVAAVANEMGMRDGKLTGEVVGPIVDAQYKADTLHQLAEKLGIAPRQTIAIGDGANDLLMIKAAGLGIAYHAKPKVNQQSAVSIRHADLTGVLCILSGSLRHEKS encoded by the coding sequence ATGTCGAACCGTTTGACCTATAGCGATCTGCCCGATGAGATCAATTGCTGGCCAAATCTCCCTTTGTCACTCAGTGACGACGAAGTCATGCCGCTCGACTATCGCGCTGGCAACACTGGCTGGCTGATGTATGGCGACGTGCTCGATAAATACCTGCTCTCCCGGGTACAGCGTCGTCTTGACGATCCGCTGGTCGTGGTCAGCGCCTGGAGCGTGGAAGAGTATCAGGTGGTCAGGCTGGCTGGCACCTTAACGCCGCGCATCACCAAAGTGGCGCACGATCTGGGGCTGGATGTCGCGCCGATGGATAACACCCCTAGCCTGCGCGCACCGGGCCTGCTGGTCATGGACATGGACTCCACCGCCATTCAGATTGAGTGCATTGATGAAATCGCCAAATTAGCCGGTACCGGCGAGCAGGTGGCGGAAGTCACCGAACGCGCCATGCGCGGCGAGCTGGATTTTTCAGCCAGTCTGCGCCAGCGCGTCGGCACACTGCGTGGCGCTGATGCCAATATCCTGCGTCAGGTTCGCGACACATTGCCGCTAATGCCGGGGCTGAAAACCATGGTCAGGCAATTGCAGGAGGCGGGCTGGCAATTGGCTATCGCCTCTGGCGGCTTTACCTATTTTGCCGATTACCTGCGTGAAGAGCTCGGGTTGGTCGCCGCCGTCGCCAATGAAATGGGCATGCGCGACGGTAAACTGACCGGTGAAGTGGTGGGCCCGATTGTCGATGCGCAATACAAAGCCGATACCCTGCACCAGTTGGCTGAAAAACTCGGTATTGCGCCACGTCAGACTATCGCCATTGGCGATGGTGCCAACGATTTACTGATGATCAAAGCCGCCGGGCTGGGCATTGCCTATCACGCCAAACCCAAAGTCAACCAACAGAGCGCAGTCAGCATTCGTCACGCCGACCTGACCGGAGTGCTGTGTATTCTGAGCGGCAGCCTGCGGCACGAAAAAAGCTGA
- the radA gene encoding DNA repair protein RadA, translated as MAKAVKRAFVCNECGADYPRWQGQCSACHAWNTITEVRLAAAASSTRSDRFSGYAGDGGSVSRVQKLSEISLEALPRFSTGFLEFDRVLGGGVVPGSAILIGGNPGAGKSTLLLQTLCKLAEQMKTLYVTGEESLQQVAMRAHRLGLPAQHINMLSETSIEQICLIAEQEQPKLMVIDSIQVMHLADIQSSPGSVAQVRETAAYLTRFAKTRGVAIIMVGHVTKDGSLAGPKVLEHCIDCSVLLDGDADSRFRTLRSHKNRFGAVNELGVFAMTEQGLREVSNPSAIFLSRGDEITSGSSVMVVWEGTRPLLVEIQALVDHSMMANPRRVAVGLEQNRLAILLAVLHRHGGLQMADQDVFVNVVGGVKVTETSADLALLLSLVSSFRSRPLPQDLVVFGEVGLAGEIRPVPSGQERITEAAKHGFKRAIVPFANMPKKPPANMQVMGVKKLSDALAILDDL; from the coding sequence ATGGCCAAAGCCGTTAAACGCGCCTTTGTCTGTAATGAGTGCGGGGCCGACTACCCTCGCTGGCAAGGTCAGTGCAGCGCCTGCCACGCCTGGAACACCATTACCGAAGTGCGGCTGGCCGCCGCCGCCTCCTCAACACGCAGCGACCGTTTCTCCGGTTATGCCGGGGACGGTGGCAGTGTGAGCCGGGTGCAAAAACTCTCTGAGATTAGCCTCGAAGCGCTGCCGCGCTTTTCTACCGGTTTTCTCGAGTTTGACCGGGTGCTCGGTGGCGGCGTGGTACCGGGCAGCGCTATCCTCATCGGCGGCAACCCCGGGGCCGGTAAAAGCACCCTGCTGCTACAAACCCTGTGCAAGCTCGCCGAACAGATGAAAACCCTGTACGTCACCGGCGAGGAGTCGCTCCAGCAGGTGGCGATGCGCGCTCACCGCCTCGGCCTGCCTGCGCAGCACATCAATATGTTGTCTGAAACCAGCATTGAGCAAATCTGCCTGATTGCCGAGCAAGAACAGCCTAAGCTGATGGTCATCGACTCGATTCAGGTGATGCATCTGGCGGATATTCAGTCCTCTCCCGGCAGCGTGGCGCAGGTGCGCGAAACGGCGGCTTACCTGACGCGTTTTGCCAAAACCCGTGGCGTCGCCATTATCATGGTCGGCCATGTCACCAAAGACGGCTCGCTGGCGGGCCCCAAAGTGCTGGAGCACTGCATTGACTGCTCAGTGCTGCTCGACGGCGACGCTGATTCCCGCTTTCGCACCCTGCGCAGCCACAAAAACCGCTTTGGTGCGGTGAATGAGCTGGGCGTTTTCGCCATGACCGAGCAAGGCCTGCGGGAAGTCAGCAATCCTTCGGCCATTTTTCTCAGCCGGGGCGATGAAATCACCTCCGGCAGTTCGGTGATGGTGGTCTGGGAAGGCACCCGCCCGCTGCTGGTGGAAATTCAGGCGCTGGTCGATCACTCGATGATGGCGAATCCACGCCGGGTGGCCGTCGGGCTGGAACAAAACCGGTTGGCAATTTTACTGGCGGTGCTGCACCGTCACGGCGGCCTGCAAATGGCCGACCAAGACGTGTTCGTCAACGTCGTCGGCGGCGTGAAAGTGACCGAAACCAGCGCGGATCTGGCGCTGCTGCTGTCGCTGGTGTCCAGTTTCCGCTCGCGCCCGCTGCCGCAGGATCTGGTGGTGTTCGGCGAGGTCGGGCTGGCCGGTGAAATTCGCCCGGTGCCAAGTGGACAAGAGCGTATCACCGAAGCGGCAAAACACGGTTTTAAGCGTGCTATCGTGCCGTTTGCCAATATGCCGAAAAAACCTCCCGCCAACATGCAGGTGATGGGGGTAAAAAAATTATCAGATGCGCTGGCTATCCTTGACGATCTGTAA
- the nadR gene encoding multifunctional transcriptional regulator/nicotinamide-nucleotide adenylyltransferase/ribosylnicotinamide kinase NadR, with protein sequence MSPYDYLKTAIRQKGCTLQQVADAAGMTKGYLSQLLNAKIKSPSAQKLESLHRFLGLEFPYQQKSIGVVFGKFYPLHTGHIYLIQRACSQVDELHVVLGYDEPRDRLLFEHSSMSQQPTVSDRLRWLLQTFKYQKNIHIHAFNEQGMEPYPHGWDVWSRGIKHFMAEKGIDPRYVYTSEEQDAAQYREHLGIDTVLIDPKRSFMNISGAQIRNDPFRYWEYIPTEVKPFFVRTVAILGGESSGKSTLVNKLANMFNTTSAWEYGRDYVFSHLGGDEMALQYSDYDKIALGQAQYIDFAVKYANKVAFIDTDFITTQAFCKKYEGREHPFVQALVEEYRFDLVILLENNTPWVADGLRSLGSSADRKAFQDVLKAMLAENSVPYVHITESDYDNRFLRCVELVQQLLGHERQIPKT encoded by the coding sequence ATGTCCCCCTACGATTACCTGAAAACGGCCATCAGACAAAAAGGCTGTACTCTGCAACAGGTGGCCGATGCCGCAGGCATGACCAAGGGTTATCTGAGCCAGTTGCTGAATGCCAAAATCAAAAGCCCCAGCGCGCAAAAGCTTGAATCACTGCATCGCTTTTTGGGGCTGGAGTTTCCCTACCAGCAAAAGAGTATTGGCGTGGTATTCGGTAAATTCTACCCGCTGCACACCGGCCATATTTACCTGATCCAGCGCGCCTGTAGTCAGGTTGATGAGCTGCACGTGGTGCTGGGCTATGACGAGCCGCGCGACCGCCTGCTGTTTGAACACAGTTCCATGTCGCAACAGCCAACGGTCAGCGACCGACTGCGCTGGTTGCTGCAAACGTTTAAATATCAAAAAAATATTCATATTCATGCTTTTAACGAGCAGGGCATGGAGCCCTATCCGCACGGCTGGGATGTCTGGAGCCGGGGTATCAAGCACTTTATGGCGGAAAAAGGCATCGACCCGCGCTATGTCTACACCAGCGAAGAGCAGGATGCGGCGCAATACCGCGAGCATCTGGGCATCGACACCGTACTGATCGACCCGAAACGATCGTTCATGAACATCAGCGGCGCGCAGATCCGCAACGATCCTTTCCGCTACTGGGAATATATTCCGACCGAGGTGAAACCGTTTTTTGTGCGCACCGTGGCGATTCTGGGCGGCGAGTCGAGCGGCAAATCGACGCTGGTCAACAAGCTGGCAAACATGTTCAACACCACCAGCGCCTGGGAATATGGCCGCGATTATGTGTTTTCTCATCTGGGCGGCGATGAGATGGCGCTACAGTATTCCGATTACGACAAAATCGCCCTGGGGCAAGCTCAGTACATTGATTTTGCAGTGAAATACGCGAATAAAGTGGCGTTCATCGATACCGACTTCATCACCACGCAGGCGTTTTGCAAAAAGTATGAAGGCCGTGAACACCCGTTCGTACAGGCGCTGGTTGAAGAGTACCGTTTTGATCTGGTGATTTTGCTGGAAAACAACACGCCGTGGGTGGCGGATGGCTTACGCAGCCTCGGCAGCTCGGCGGATCGCAAAGCCTTTCAGGATGTGCTCAAGGCGATGCTGGCGGAAAACAGCGTGCCTTATGTCCACATCACAGAGTCTGACTACGACAACCGATTTCTGCGTTGCGTGGAGTTGGTGCAACAGTTACTCGGCCATGAGCGCCAGATCCCCAAAACCTGA
- a CDS encoding 5-formyltetrahydrofolate cyclo-ligase produces MNSASAFSDTDTTLLRQQIRQQVRAQRRSLSPQQQGEFAHQAADRVMAHPRVASASRVALFLSFDGELDTKPLIAALWQQQKQVYLPVLHPFCAGHLLFLRYSEHTELVRNRLKIEEPRLDVRDVLPVWQLDVLLTPLVAFDASGQRLGMGGGFYDRTLQHWRTHGPYPIGLAHDCQQVPVLPVAHWDIPLPEVITPSRYWRWSAYSDSE; encoded by the coding sequence ATGAATTCAGCCAGTGCTTTTTCCGACACCGACACCACGTTGTTACGTCAACAGATTCGTCAACAGGTGCGTGCGCAGCGGCGCAGTTTAAGCCCGCAGCAACAAGGCGAGTTTGCTCACCAGGCGGCTGACCGGGTGATGGCCCATCCGCGAGTCGCGTCGGCCAGCCGGGTAGCGCTGTTTTTGTCATTTGATGGTGAGCTGGATACCAAGCCATTAATCGCCGCGCTGTGGCAGCAACAAAAACAGGTCTACCTGCCGGTGTTGCATCCCTTTTGCGCCGGGCATTTGCTGTTCTTACGCTATAGCGAACACACCGAACTGGTGCGAAATCGGCTGAAAATAGAGGAACCCCGGCTGGATGTGCGCGATGTGCTGCCGGTGTGGCAACTGGACGTGTTGTTGACGCCGCTGGTGGCGTTTGATGCCAGCGGCCAGCGGCTAGGCATGGGGGGCGGGTTTTATGATAGAACCTTGCAGCACTGGCGTACCCATGGGCCTTACCCGATTGGGCTGGCCCATGATTGCCAACAGGTGCCGGTGCTGCCTGTGGCGCATTGGGATATTCCATTGCCGGAAGTGATAACCCCTTCCCGCTACTGGCGCTGGTCTGCCTATTCTGATTCTGAGTGA
- the zapA gene encoding cell division protein ZapA: protein MSAQPVDIQIFGRSLRVNCPPEQQDALNQAAEDLNQRLHDLKVRTRVTNTEQLVFIAALNVCHELAQERLKTRDYAANMEQRIRMLQQTIEQALLEQGRITERQGAQFE from the coding sequence ATGTCTGCACAACCGGTAGATATCCAGATTTTTGGCCGTTCGTTAAGGGTGAATTGTCCGCCAGAACAGCAGGATGCGCTGAATCAGGCTGCGGAAGATCTTAACCAGCGGTTGCACGACCTCAAGGTGCGTACACGGGTGACGAACACCGAGCAACTGGTGTTTATTGCCGCGCTGAATGTGTGCCATGAGTTGGCGCAAGAGCGGTTGAAAACCCGCGATTACGCTGCCAATATGGAGCAACGCATCCGTATGTTGCAGCAGACAATTGAACAAGCGTTGCTGGAACAAGGCCGTATTACCGAGCGTCAGGGCGCGCAATTTGAGTAG